From one Leptospira stimsonii genomic stretch:
- a CDS encoding DoxX family membrane protein, producing the protein MKILDFFFRYTLGGVFLAFGINKFIPFIPSPPMLPQAARFIGSLMETGYLWQILGLMEILGGFLIFSGRWTALGLLILAPIVVNIVSYLLILQSGIGFPPFVMSAFLLSSGFYLAYRRKEFYTHLFRGFDFDSQR; encoded by the coding sequence AGACTTCTTCTTTCGGTACACGCTCGGAGGAGTGTTCCTTGCGTTTGGAATTAACAAATTCATTCCATTTATACCTTCGCCTCCGATGCTTCCGCAAGCGGCCCGGTTTATCGGTTCCTTAATGGAAACTGGTTATCTCTGGCAGATTCTCGGCCTTATGGAAATTTTGGGAGGATTTTTAATCTTCTCCGGGAGATGGACGGCGCTCGGTCTTTTGATCTTAGCTCCGATCGTCGTCAACATCGTTTCTTATCTTTTAATTCTTCAATCCGGAATCGGTTTTCCGCCGTTTGTGATGAGTGCTTTTTTATTGAGCTCCGGCTTTTACTTAGCGTATCGTAGAAAGGAATTTTACACTCATCTTTTTCGAGGATTCGATTTCGATTCGCAAAGATGA